From Streptomyces sp. HUAS MG91, the proteins below share one genomic window:
- a CDS encoding siderophore-interacting protein yields MTATAEAPAVAPFRFFDLQVVRTRRLGPSLLRVTFTGPDLEHFHGGGRDQSLSLFLPRPGQDAPVLPPIVPGDDGHGWHAAYRALPDDVRAVMRSYTLSGQRRHPAQEVDIDFVLHNDDPATTGPACRWAEAATPGDKVVVLGPAIADNAAVRCQPPADFDHILMWGDETALPAALNILAWLPASVSAHVWLEVPHRADIQPILTAANLTVHWLVRDERAPGALDAIRAAQLPDAARPYAWLSGESGSMKELRRHLVRERGYDKRAVKFVGYWRRGLSEDALRAEAAA; encoded by the coding sequence ATGACCGCGACGGCCGAAGCCCCCGCTGTAGCCCCTTTCCGATTCTTCGATCTGCAAGTGGTCCGCACGCGGCGGCTGGGCCCGTCGCTGCTCCGCGTGACCTTCACCGGCCCCGACCTGGAGCACTTCCACGGCGGGGGGCGGGACCAGTCCCTCTCCCTCTTCCTGCCGCGGCCCGGCCAGGACGCCCCCGTCCTGCCGCCCATCGTGCCCGGCGACGACGGCCACGGCTGGCACGCCGCGTACCGGGCGCTGCCGGACGACGTCCGCGCGGTCATGCGCTCGTACACCCTGAGCGGCCAGCGCCGGCACCCCGCGCAGGAGGTCGACATCGACTTCGTGCTGCACAACGACGACCCCGCGACCACCGGCCCCGCCTGCCGCTGGGCCGAGGCCGCGACGCCGGGCGACAAGGTCGTGGTGCTCGGCCCCGCGATCGCCGACAACGCCGCCGTGCGCTGCCAGCCCCCGGCCGACTTCGACCACATCCTGATGTGGGGCGACGAGACGGCGCTGCCCGCCGCGCTCAACATCCTGGCCTGGCTGCCCGCGTCCGTCTCCGCCCACGTGTGGCTGGAGGTCCCGCACCGCGCCGACATCCAGCCGATCCTCACGGCGGCCAACCTCACCGTGCACTGGCTGGTCCGCGACGAGCGGGCCCCGGGCGCGCTCGACGCCATCCGCGCCGCCCAACTCCCCGACGCGGCACGGCCGTACGCCTGGCTGTCCGGCGAGTCCGGCTCGATGAAGGAGCTGCGCCGCCACCTGGTGCGCGAGCGCGGCTACGACAAGCGGGCGGTGAAGTTCGTCGGGTACTGGCGGCGCGGTCTGAGCGAGGACGCGCTGCGGGCCGAGGCCGCCGCGTAG
- a CDS encoding ABC transporter substrate-binding protein translates to MPNARLSRPTRRGILAAGGALGLGAALAACGSDSGSKDSGSGSAKAAEKPGPFSFKDDRGTTVKLDKAPANIVAFTGVGAALYDYGIQVKGVFGPTTVKGGKPDVQAGDMPVDKVTVIGNAWGQFNIEKYAGLAPDVLITTMFDSAGTLWYVPEESAAKIAKLAPSVGVSVFDRQLTEPLERMYALAESLGADLNADKVVAAKKRFEDAAARLRKAAKAHPDIKVLAGSASADIFYVSGTNLSIDLEYFKALGVNFVEPPEKAKKDSGGWFENLSWENVDKYPADIIMMDDRAQALQPDAIDEGTWKKLPAVKAGQVIARSPEPILSYDKCAPLLENLAKAIETAKKVS, encoded by the coding sequence ATGCCCAACGCCCGTCTGTCCCGCCCCACCCGCCGCGGCATACTCGCCGCCGGCGGAGCCCTCGGCCTCGGTGCCGCGCTCGCCGCCTGCGGCAGCGACAGCGGCTCGAAAGACAGCGGTTCGGGCTCGGCGAAGGCCGCGGAGAAGCCCGGCCCGTTCTCCTTCAAGGACGACCGCGGCACGACCGTAAAGCTGGACAAGGCCCCGGCGAACATCGTCGCCTTCACCGGCGTCGGCGCGGCCCTCTACGACTACGGCATCCAGGTCAAGGGCGTCTTCGGCCCGACCACCGTCAAGGGCGGCAAGCCGGACGTACAGGCCGGCGACATGCCGGTCGACAAGGTGACGGTCATCGGCAACGCTTGGGGCCAGTTCAACATCGAGAAGTACGCGGGCCTGGCGCCCGACGTCCTGATCACCACGATGTTCGACTCCGCGGGCACGCTCTGGTACGTCCCCGAGGAGTCCGCCGCCAAGATCGCCAAGCTCGCCCCGAGCGTCGGCGTCTCGGTCTTCGACCGCCAGCTGACCGAGCCGCTGGAGCGGATGTACGCGCTGGCCGAGTCGCTGGGCGCCGATCTGAACGCCGACAAGGTCGTCGCGGCGAAGAAGCGCTTCGAGGACGCCGCGGCCCGGCTGCGCAAGGCCGCCAAGGCCCACCCCGACATCAAGGTCCTGGCCGGTTCGGCGAGCGCGGACATCTTCTACGTGTCCGGTACGAACCTCTCCATCGACCTGGAGTACTTCAAGGCCCTCGGCGTGAACTTCGTCGAGCCCCCGGAGAAGGCGAAGAAGGACTCCGGCGGCTGGTTCGAGAACCTGAGCTGGGAGAACGTCGACAAGTACCCGGCCGACATCATCATGATGGACGACCGCGCCCAGGCCCTCCAGCCCGACGCCATCGACGAGGGCACCTGGAAGAAGCTGCCGGCCGTCAAGGCGGGCCAGGTCATCGCCCGCTCCCCCGAACCGATCCTGTCCTACGACAAGTGCGCTCCGCTCCTGGAGAACCTCGCCAAGGCGATCGAGACCGCGAAGAAGGTGTCCTGA
- the desA gene encoding lysine decarboxylase DesA has translation MRSHLLNDTTAELYRSSVTEGIERVAAKLATTSRPFTGVTPDALSPTVDAVNLDEPLHDTIAALDELEDVYLRDAVYFHHPRYLAHLNCPVVIPAVLGEAVLSAVNSSLDTWDQSAGGTLIERKLIDWTAARIGLGPAADGVFTSGGSQSNLQALLLAREESKTEDLARLRIFASEAGHFSVQKSAKLLGLPPGCVVTIPVDKDKRMRTLALAAELERCKADDLVPMAVVATAGTTDFGSIDPLPEIAELCAQYDTWMHVDAAYGCGLLASRTRRDRLDGIERADSVTVDYHKSFFQPVSSSAVLVRDGATLRHATYHAEYLNPRRTVAERIPNQVDKSLQTTRRFDALKLWLTLRVMGADGIGGLFDEVCELAHQAWEVLAADPRYDVVVEPSLSTLVYRYVPATVTDPAEIDRANLYARKALSASGDAVVAGTKTGGRQYLKFTLLNPETTLDDIKAVLDLIAGHAEQYLGDTLDRAS, from the coding sequence ATGCGCTCGCACCTGCTCAATGACACGACCGCGGAGTTGTACCGCAGCTCCGTGACCGAGGGAATCGAGCGGGTGGCGGCCAAACTCGCCACCACCTCACGGCCGTTCACCGGCGTCACACCCGACGCCCTCTCCCCCACCGTCGACGCCGTGAACCTCGACGAGCCGCTGCACGACACCATCGCCGCGCTCGACGAGCTGGAGGACGTCTACCTCCGCGACGCCGTCTACTTCCACCACCCGCGCTACCTCGCCCACCTCAACTGCCCGGTCGTCATCCCGGCCGTGCTCGGCGAGGCGGTCCTGTCCGCGGTCAACTCCTCGCTCGACACCTGGGACCAGTCGGCGGGCGGCACGCTCATCGAGCGCAAGCTGATCGACTGGACCGCCGCCCGGATCGGGCTCGGACCGGCCGCCGACGGCGTCTTCACCTCCGGCGGCTCGCAGTCCAACCTCCAGGCGCTGCTCCTCGCCCGCGAGGAGAGCAAGACCGAGGACCTCGCCCGGCTGCGGATCTTCGCCTCCGAGGCCGGCCACTTCAGCGTCCAGAAGTCCGCGAAACTCCTCGGCCTGCCGCCGGGTTGCGTCGTGACGATCCCCGTCGACAAGGACAAGCGGATGCGCACCCTGGCCCTCGCGGCCGAACTGGAGCGCTGCAAGGCCGACGACCTCGTCCCCATGGCCGTCGTCGCCACCGCCGGCACCACCGACTTCGGCTCCATCGACCCGCTGCCGGAGATCGCCGAGCTCTGCGCCCAGTACGACACCTGGATGCACGTCGACGCGGCCTACGGCTGCGGGCTGCTCGCCTCGCGCACCCGCCGGGACCGCCTCGACGGCATCGAGCGCGCCGACTCCGTCACCGTCGACTACCACAAGTCCTTCTTCCAGCCGGTGAGTTCGAGCGCCGTGCTGGTCCGCGACGGCGCCACCCTGCGGCACGCCACCTACCACGCGGAGTACCTCAACCCCCGGCGCACCGTCGCCGAGCGCATCCCCAACCAGGTGGACAAGTCGCTCCAGACCACCCGCCGCTTCGACGCCCTCAAGCTGTGGCTCACCCTGCGCGTGATGGGCGCCGACGGCATCGGCGGCCTCTTCGACGAGGTCTGCGAACTGGCCCACCAGGCCTGGGAGGTGCTGGCCGCCGACCCGCGCTACGACGTGGTCGTCGAGCCGAGCCTGTCCACCCTCGTCTACCGCTACGTCCCCGCGACCGTCACCGACCCGGCCGAGATCGACCGGGCCAACCTGTACGCCCGCAAGGCCCTGTCCGCCTCCGGCGACGCGGTCGTGGCGGGCACCAAGACCGGCGGCCGCCAGTACCTGAAGTTCACCCTGCTCAACCCCGAGACGACCCTTGACGACATCAAGGCCGTCCTCGACCTCATCGCCGGCCACGCCGAGCAGTACCTGGGAGACACCCTTGACCGCGCCTCTTGA